The bacterium region TTCTATTATTTATGATTTTAGGAGCAATAATTGCTGTGGAGATAAAGGATTTGCTCTCTTCAGTAATTGCTGTTGGCGCAGTTGGCTTAGGATTATCCGTTGCCTTCCTGATTTTAAAGGCGCCCGATTTGGCTATCACTCAGTTGGCAGTAGAGATATTATGTTTAATCATCTTAATTCGGGCAACAATAAGGAGAGACATTCCCACGCTGAACCGCCGCAAAGAAGTTATTGGCTCGATTATCGTTCTTTTGTTCATTGGAGGTTTTCTATTTTTTGCTTATCTCGCTTTGAAAGATTTACCATCATTCGGGCATCCCATAATGAGGGTTAGCCAAAATTATTTAGCTGAAGGGCTAAGAAAGACCGGCGCGACCAA contains the following coding sequences:
- the mbhE gene encoding hydrogen gas-evolving membrane-bound hydrogenase subunit E, translating into MFELYILLLFMILGAIIAVEIKDLLSSVIAVGAVGLGLSVAFLILKAPDLAITQLAVEILCLIILIRATIRRDIPTLNRRKEVIGSIIVLLFIGGFLFFAYLALKDLPSFGHPIMRVSQNYLAEGLRKTGATNLVASVILDFRAYDTLGEATVLFTAVIGVLAVLRRIGRKKVDEVVKEEDE